From the Sphingomonas suaedae genome, one window contains:
- a CDS encoding LysR family transcriptional regulator, with amino-acid sequence MRLPDFEAWAIFACVVEHRSFSGAAAAIGVSKATVSKAIARLEAQLGTALFHRTSRRLTLTDSGTALAERAGRILAEAQAAEEAALDSAKAPAGMVRIAAPITFGIRFVADAIADLIAAHPGIEIDLRLSDARVDIVADGFDIALRIADLPDSSLRARRLAPITARVVAAPAYLEQHGTPRHPADLAHHACFLYANAIGTWHFRKADGEEAAVRPAGPLTTDNGDAMLPALLAGLGIARLPDFIIDRELAAGKLVEILQDWSPMNIALHLLTPPSTLRPARVELVIDFLSQRFRNLCTRS; translated from the coding sequence ATGCGCCTTCCAGATTTCGAAGCATGGGCCATCTTCGCCTGCGTCGTCGAGCATCGCTCGTTCAGCGGCGCGGCGGCCGCGATCGGGGTCAGCAAGGCGACCGTGTCAAAGGCGATCGCGCGGCTGGAGGCGCAGCTTGGCACCGCGCTGTTCCACCGCACCTCGCGCCGCCTGACCCTCACCGATAGCGGCACTGCGCTCGCCGAGCGCGCCGGACGCATCCTGGCCGAGGCGCAGGCGGCGGAAGAGGCCGCGCTCGATTCCGCCAAGGCGCCTGCCGGCATGGTCCGCATCGCGGCGCCGATCACCTTCGGCATCCGCTTCGTCGCCGACGCGATCGCGGACCTGATCGCCGCGCATCCGGGGATCGAGATCGATCTGCGCCTGTCCGACGCCCGTGTCGATATCGTCGCCGACGGGTTCGACATCGCGCTGCGGATCGCCGACCTGCCCGACTCTTCGCTCCGCGCACGCCGCCTCGCCCCGATCACCGCCCGCGTCGTCGCCGCGCCCGCCTATCTGGAGCAGCATGGCACGCCCCGCCACCCGGCCGACCTCGCCCACCATGCCTGTTTCCTTTACGCCAATGCGATCGGCACCTGGCATTTCCGAAAGGCGGATGGCGAAGAGGCAGCGGTGCGCCCCGCCGGGCCACTTACCACCGACAATGGCGATGCGATGCTCCCCGCCTTGCTCGCCGGGCTCGGCATCGCGCGCCTGCCCGATTTCATCATCGACCGCGAGCTGGCGGCGGGGAAATTGGTCGAGATATTACAGGATTGGTCACCGATGAACATCGCCCTCCACCTCCTCACCCCGCCCAGCACATTGCGCCCGGCTCGCGTCGAGCTGGTGATCGACTTCCTCTCCCAGCGATTCCGCAACCTCTGTACGCGCAGCTAA
- a CDS encoding pirin family protein encodes MIEKRSFDSLGHADHGWLNARHHFSFANYYDPDRMGWGAIRVWNDDEIAPNSGFPPHPHRDMEIITYVRTGAITHQDSMGNKGKTGAGDVQVMSAGTGVRHAEYNLEGEKTTLFQIWILPREAGGAPSWGAKPFPKGERSGKFVTLASGFAEDSDALPIRADARVLGATIKAGESVTHSVGEGRHAYLVPAVGRIEIDGKPFDARDGAALSGGQTVTITAIEDAEIVLVDSD; translated from the coding sequence ATGATCGAGAAACGCTCGTTCGACAGCCTGGGCCATGCCGATCACGGGTGGCTGAATGCACGTCACCATTTCAGTTTTGCCAATTACTACGACCCCGACCGGATGGGATGGGGCGCGATCCGCGTCTGGAACGACGACGAAATCGCCCCGAACAGCGGCTTTCCGCCGCACCCGCACCGCGACATGGAGATCATTACCTATGTCCGGACCGGCGCGATCACCCATCAGGATTCGATGGGCAATAAAGGCAAGACCGGGGCCGGTGACGTCCAGGTGATGAGCGCGGGGACCGGAGTCCGCCACGCCGAATATAATCTGGAGGGCGAGAAGACGACGCTCTTCCAGATCTGGATCCTGCCGCGGGAGGCCGGCGGTGCGCCCAGCTGGGGCGCCAAGCCGTTTCCCAAGGGCGAGCGTTCGGGCAAGTTCGTGACCCTGGCGAGCGGCTTTGCAGAGGATAGCGATGCGCTGCCAATCCGGGCCGATGCCCGGGTGCTGGGCGCGACGATCAAGGCCGGCGAGAGCGTGACTCACAGCGTCGGCGAGGGGCGGCATGCCTATCTCGTCCCAGCGGTCGGACGGATCGAAATCGATGGAAAGCCGTTCGATGCCCGTGACGGCGCGGCGCTGAGCGGCGGCCAGACGGTGACGATCACCGCGATCGAGGACGCCGAAATCGTCCTGGTCGATTCAGACTGA
- the wrbA gene encoding NAD(P)H:quinone oxidoreductase yields MTKVLVLYYSSYGHIEQMAEAVAEGARSAGATVDIRRVPETAPEAVVKGAGFKTDSAHPLIDGPDALKDYDAIIVGSPTRFGRMASQMASFWDTAGGVWYQGALHGKVGGAFTSSATQHGGNETTLFSIITNLLHFGLTIVGLDYGHADQQKIDEVLGGAPYGATTVAGGDGSRQPSVIDLAGARYQGRRIAEVATKLAA; encoded by the coding sequence GTGACCAAGGTTCTGGTGCTTTATTACTCGTCCTATGGCCATATCGAACAGATGGCCGAAGCGGTTGCCGAGGGCGCGCGTTCGGCCGGCGCCACGGTCGATATCCGCCGCGTACCCGAAACCGCGCCCGAAGCCGTGGTCAAGGGCGCAGGCTTCAAGACCGATAGCGCCCACCCGCTGATCGACGGCCCCGACGCGCTCAAGGACTATGACGCGATCATCGTCGGATCGCCCACCCGATTCGGCCGGATGGCGAGCCAGATGGCGAGCTTCTGGGATACCGCCGGCGGCGTCTGGTATCAGGGCGCGCTGCACGGCAAGGTCGGCGGCGCCTTCACCTCGAGCGCGACCCAGCATGGCGGCAACGAGACGACGTTGTTCAGCATCATCACCAATTTGCTGCACTTCGGGCTGACCATCGTCGGGCTGGATTATGGCCATGCCGACCAGCAGAAGATCGACGAAGTGCTGGGCGGTGCCCCCTACGGCGCGACCACCGTCGCAGGCGGCGACGGCAGCCGTCAGCCGAGCGTGATCGACCTTGCGGGCGCCCGCTATCAGGGCCGCCGCATCGCCGAAGTGGCGACCAAGCTGGCCGCATGA
- a CDS encoding DODA-type extradiol aromatic ring-opening family dioxygenase, whose amino-acid sequence MTRAVQPALFVSHGSPMILFEPSPARDFLAGLGSQVARPDAILMLSAHHDMAGPVATASPAPPTIHDFGGFPQKLFDVRYPAPGDPALAAEVAALVGGAGIAVALDGQRGLDHGAWVPLLLAWPDADIPVVQLSISSAHPPEWHYRVGQALTPLRERNVLIIGSGSLTHNLRAIFAERRDHDAAVPEWVSEFADWVQARFDVGDRDAVLHAVERGPHGRRNHPTPDHILPLFAAMGAGGAQAERLHHSYTYGVLAMDAYRFG is encoded by the coding sequence ATGACGCGCGCCGTGCAACCCGCTTTGTTCGTGTCGCACGGTTCGCCGATGATCCTGTTCGAACCCAGCCCGGCGCGGGATTTCCTCGCCGGGCTGGGATCGCAGGTTGCGCGGCCCGACGCGATCCTGATGCTCTCCGCGCATCACGATATGGCGGGGCCGGTGGCAACGGCATCGCCTGCGCCGCCGACGATCCATGATTTCGGCGGGTTTCCACAGAAATTGTTCGACGTCCGCTATCCCGCTCCGGGCGATCCCGCGCTGGCGGCGGAGGTCGCGGCGCTGGTGGGGGGAGCGGGCATTGCGGTCGCGCTGGACGGGCAGCGTGGGCTGGACCATGGAGCATGGGTGCCGCTGCTGTTGGCCTGGCCGGATGCGGACATACCGGTGGTACAGCTGTCGATCAGCAGCGCGCATCCGCCGGAATGGCACTATCGCGTGGGACAGGCGCTGACGCCGCTGCGCGAACGCAATGTGCTCATCATCGGATCGGGCAGCCTGACCCACAATCTGCGCGCGATCTTTGCCGAACGGCGCGATCATGATGCGGCGGTGCCGGAGTGGGTTTCGGAATTTGCCGATTGGGTGCAGGCGCGGTTCGACGTCGGCGACAGGGATGCGGTGCTGCACGCCGTGGAGCGCGGGCCGCACGGGCGGCGCAACCATCCGACGCCGGACCATATCCTGCCGCTGTTCGCCGCGATGGGGGCGGGCGGGGCGCAGGCCGAGCGTCTGCACCACAGCTACACCTATGGCGTGCTGGCGATGGATGCCTATCGCTTCGGGTAA